A segment of the Carya illinoinensis cultivar Pawnee chromosome 1, C.illinoinensisPawnee_v1, whole genome shotgun sequence genome:
aacttcaatttcaacttctttgcagaattactcatagccattcccatgacctcccaaccttttgaccacaacgccaaatgctattgggcaacaatagtaccttctgccttttTCTGAAAATGAACAGTTTCTTCATGACATtgctttaatgaatttaccgtagaaatgaatagtacctcactaagtcagttcccaggaaagattggagggtcacaatggacacacttaaaatttccaatctcctagacagaacctccttagactgtacgtatccagactaccacaccaaagcttcatctgcactttgttatttgcaactggcttttcaaataAAACCACAATAAGATCTGTTGcagttctcctcttaataacaatatgctccatgagttgtatgactgccaaaacctgctgatataataagttaatcagcatcttccaatgatctgaaatttgctccatcaaatttcacaatcccaactggcttaaatcaagcccaaacgaactgagtctatctcgactccaactggctacgatcaagcccacaactgatttGCAACACGGggacggttcagatcaaatgtaccgatggcgaatctcaacattctcaccgtaccgatgagtccggaatgatccaaatagtttgccaccactatttgatcatcgcgatggaactccaactggctatgatcaagcccacaactgatctgcaacacgtggacggttcagatcgaatgtaccgatggcgaatctcaacattcccaccatacggatgagtccggaatgatccaaatagtttgccaccactatttgatcatcgcgatggaactccaactggctataatcaagcccacaactgatctgcaacacgtggacggttcagatcgaatgtaccgatggcgaatctcaacattcccaccgtacggatgagtttggaataatccaaatagtttgacatcactatttgatcattgcgatggaactccaactggctacgatcaagcccaaaatgatctggaacgcctcgacagttcagatcgacagtgccgatggcgaatctccacattcccaccgtacagatgagtccggaatgatccaaatagtttgccaccactatttgatcatcacaattgaactccaaccggcgtagatctagcccaaaatgatctgcaacacctcgacagttcagatcgatagtaccgatggcgaatctcaacattcccaccgtacagatgagtttggaatgatccaaatagttggaaagcactatttgatcgttgaaatcggactccgaatggcttagatctagcccaacaaagatctgaaaaatggacggtCCAGATCTTCTGGCGCATAGACAACACGCGCCAGAGTCTTCTGAGTgcacgtgggggcgcgtgagcgaGTGCCCCGCACGTGTCTTCTCCCCCTTGACgcgcgtgagggcgcgtggACGCGTGCCCtacacgcgtcttcaacctctgccgcgcgtgggggcgcgtgaggcCGTGTGGTCcacgcgtcttcttcctctagCCGCGCATGGGGGCGCGTGGCGCGTGTATCCCacttcgtcttcttcctccagtgcGACTGAGGCGCGTGCATCGCACTCTCCGACTTCCAGGGGCGCGTACGGGCTCCTCCGACATCCGTTTTTGacgccgtttgcggcaacggatccgTCTTGATGAGAGGAACATTGTGGTGTaatcaaaagttgattttaatCAACTGTAATTTTCTGGGTAGCACGAACCGaaactctgataccatttgttgcGCCTCTGGCcgcccagaaatcacacccacaattgatagagacaatatttaagtggttcggcaacttgcctacgtccactgaagcggaaattcgatttttcaatatgtttgtacaattttacaaacactcacaacatctctctatctctctcaaatggcctccgttctgggtttccccagaacccaTTTTCGCGCTCAGCCCTCTGCCCGATCTCTCAACTCAGTGAGGATGATTTTCATCTTCAgaattcatctccttttataggagaaccaTGGGGGACAAGACATGCAATTTTCACGTCTTCTTTCGGTGCAGCTTGATCAAGTGCTCTCTTGGTCAATATTTGCTGTAGAAATACGGTGGAGTGGGTGGCTGGCTGCAGTTGGTGCCTAATAAAACCAAGAGAgaaaacggtgcatgtgcagcaaCTATACACTACCTGCACTCACACTTGGGTTGACTCAACAGTTTGAGTCCCTAGGAGTTTGCCGCGCGCTTAAGAATCCATACAGAGAGCTTTGTCTTTGTAGAAGATCTTTCAAGTTAGAAGTTCTTAAGCAATTGAGTTGCCGATTTCCACGTTTTTATGTCCAGGTTATAACTGTCTGAAAGCTGGTCTAGGAGTTCAATACAAGTTTTATTCCTTCCTTGCGTCTCTCGGACGTTGTTTCCCTTTGTAAAAAAATGGTTGTAACTTTGCCATTTTCCATCTTATTTTTCCATTATGTTTGTAATCACAGACCGTCAATTCACTCAAGACTTGACCCATCAGATGGTGTGTTCtaccaaagaaaataaagaacaatTGTAAAATGACTGTTAGATAACTAGGCAAACACAATAATTGCTACTCAAAAAGAATCTCGAAGTGTTGAAAAAGAAAGGTTTGATGAAAAGACATGTCATTTCTGACTGGTCCACAGATAAGTTCCAACCATTTAAAAATCTTATCATTTTGGACAAACCAAAATGCTTCACATAAATCGGGGTTTGATATTAAACCTTAGAAAGGTCAGAAACATAGAAATGTCAAGGAACTTGAACTTGGACAACAAGATATCCATGTTCCTTTGTGATGACTTCACAAATAGACATTGGAAATCGAAACAATCCATAGTtgtttttaagaaagaaaattcaaaccaaatTAGGTGTCATTTATCAAGCCTTATTGATTAGGGGAGGTTGAAACTGTCCATGAGCTGAAGGAAGCCCGGTTTCTTATGTATTTAAGGAACTCTGGTTTGCTCTATTCACTAACCCAACATAGTGGCAACACTCTGATTTGATCATAAACACTACAGCCCCCATCAATTTCATTCGAAATTCCCTCGGAATGGCTCAAAAGAGCAAGATTTTGATAATCGGAGCCACCGGATACATCGGGAAATTCCTAGTGAAGGCAAGCGTGAAAGATGGACACTCAACTTTTGCATTCGTCAGAGAAAGCACAGCTTCGAGTCCTGATAAGTCCGAAATCATTGAGAGCTTCAAGAGCTCTGGAGTGACACTCCTTTATGTATGTTTCCTTCATGCGTGGGATTTTCTTACGTTGGTTTGGTATATTGATCATGAAAACTCATGAAAACTTTTCACAGGGAGACATCTATAATCATGAGAGCTTGGTGAAGGCAATCAAGCAAGTTGATGCCGTGATCTCTGCAGTTGGGTTTCAACAACTGGGTGATCAGACGAAGATTATTGCTGCCATCAAAGAAGCTGGAAATATCAAGGCAAACCATCTTGCTAATAAACCTTTCAATATTTTCGTTAAAAGTTTTGTTTCCTATTGGATTGGAATTTTGAACTAAATGagtaaaggaaagaaaaattatgggtGGGTTTCAGAGATTCCTCCCATCGGAGTTTGGAACGGATGTAGATCGTTTCCATGCAGTGGAGCCAGCTGCAAGCCTTTTTGCTGTTAAGGCGAGTATCCGGAGATCAATCGAGGCCGCAGGAATTCCATATACCTACATCGTGTCCAATGGTTTTGCTGAGTCCTTCTTGAGAAAACTTGGACAGGCAGGTGCTACAGCTCCTCCAAGAGACAAAGTTTTAGTACTTGGCGATGGAAATATCAAAGGTATTAGCataaaatttatccacttttttttACCTTTGATGACTTATCTATATGTAAATGTAAGTGGGTTTAGATCAGCtattttggttaaaaaaaaatcctgcaATTTCCATTTTCCTTGTTACAGCAATTTTTGTCAAGGAAGAAGATATTGCTATCTACTGTTGCGCCTCCGGCAgcccagaaatcacacccacaatagatagagacaatatttaagtggttcggcaactgcctacgtccactgaagcggaaattcgAATTTTTCactatgtttgtacaattttacaaacactcacaacatctctctatctctctcaatggacaccgttctgggtttccccagaacccaTTTTCGCCCTCAGCCCTCTGTCTGATCTCTCACCTCTGTGAGGATGgttttctcttcaaaattcatctccttttataggagaagccatgggggacaaattgccacccTTCTTGACCAAGTGAGCCTCCAATGGTGAGTGGGTGGGTGAGTGGTTGGTGGATGGGGTTGGTGGCTGTAAATCCACAACCAATTCACACTTGGGCAattcacacttgggttgattttcaacaatcaccccctccacccaagtgtgccataccaggttgcttgcaaactgattcattcttcaaatgattcACCTCTTTCTTGGAATGCTTGgaattagtttataaaattgtacaaacatagtGAAAAATTCGAATTTCCGCTTCGGTGGACGTAGGCAGTtgtcgaaccacttaaatattgtctctatctattgtgggtgtgatttctgggctgccggaggcgcaacaaatggtatcagagatTCGGTTCGTGCTACCCAGAAAATTACAGTTGActaaaatcaacttttgatcacACCAAAATGTTCCTCTCATCGAGACGGATCCATAGCCGCAAACAGTGTCGAAAACGGATGTCGGAGGAGCACGTACGCG
Coding sequences within it:
- the LOC122308257 gene encoding eugenol synthase 2-like isoform X2 — protein: MAQKSKILIIGATGYIGKFLVKASVKDGHSTFAFVRESTASSPDKSEIIESFKSSGVTLLYGDIYNHESLVKAIKQVDAVISAVGFQQLGDQTKIIAAIKEAGNIKRFLPSEFGTDVDRFHAVEPAASLFAVKASIRRSIEAAGIPYTYIVSNGFAESFLRKLGQAGATAPPRDKVLVLGDGNIKAIFVKEEDIAIYTIKAVDDPRALNKILYMRPPANIFSFNEIVALWEKKISKTLEKIHLLEDELLEKIRESPAPTNIILSIGHSVLVKGDGTNYEIDASFGVEASEIYPEVKYTTVEEYLDRLV